The Pongo abelii isolate AG06213 chromosome 20, NHGRI_mPonAbe1-v2.0_pri, whole genome shotgun sequence genome window below encodes:
- the TIMM29 gene encoding mitochondrial import inner membrane translocase subunit Tim29, whose translation MAAAALRRFWSRRRAEAGDAVVAKPGVWARLGSWARALLRDYAEACRDAAAEASARPGRAAVYVGLLGGAAACFTLAPSEGAFEEALLEASGTLLLLAPATRNRESEAFVQRLLWLRGRGRLRHVNLGLCSLVYEAPFDAQASLYQARCRYLQPRWTDFPGRVLDVGFVGRWWVLGARMRDCDINDDEFLHLPAHLRVVGPQQLHSETNERLFDEKYKPVVLTDDQVDQALWEEQVLQKEKKDRLVLSQAHSLVQAEAPR comes from the exons ATGGCCGCGGCGGCTCTGAGGAGATTTTGGTCCCGGCGCCGCGCAGAGGCGGGCGACGCGGTAGTGGCGAAGCCGGGAGTGTGGGCGCGGCTGG GGTCCTGGGCCCGCGCGCTGCTCCGGGACTACGCTGAGGCCTGCAGGGACGCGGCGGCGGAGGCTAGTGCCCGGCCGGGGCGCGCGGCCGTGTATGTGGGTCTGCTGGGCGGCGCGGCGGCCTGTTTCACGCTGGCGCCGAGCGAGGGTGCCTTCGAGGAGGCGCTGCTGGAGGCGTCGGGGACCCTCCTGCTGCTGGCGCCGGCCACCCGCAACCGCGAGTCCGAAGCCTTCGTGCAGCGGCTGCTCTGGCTGCGGGGCCGTGGCCGCCTGCGCCACGTCAACCTGGGGCTCTGCTCGCTGGTGTACGAGGCGCCCTTCGACGCCCAGGCCAGCCTCTACCAGGCGCGTTGCCGCTACCTGCAGCCCCGCTGGACAGACTTCCCCGGCCGGGTCCTGGACGTGGGCTTCGTGGGTCGCTGGTGGGTGCTGGGGGCCCGGATGCGCGACTGCGACATCAACGACGACGAATTCTTGCACCTGCCGGCGCATTTGCGGGTGGTCGGGCCGCAGCAGCTGCATTCCGAGACCAACGAGCGGCTCTTCGATGAGAAGTACAAGCCTGTCGTGCTCACCGACGATCAGGTGGACCAGGCGCTGTGGGAGGAGCAGGTCTtgcagaaggagaagaaggacaGGCTCGTCCTGAGCCAGGCCCACTCGCTGGTGCAGGCGGAGGCCCCGAGATGA